The proteins below are encoded in one region of Pirellulales bacterium:
- a CDS encoding DUF1598 domain-containing protein — protein sequence MSTARRDGVRAGGRRGAFVAQHLFRFAAAWVVFGAGVFGAVALQPASFVQAWDELPAALDEQLAEHLAAGAWDQATKLANEAPRARRDRLLAKIAVAQAGAGQRQRFADTLDAITATDVRMQAARDGRREILAQFPALQGQGDAPGLGRQGGVNGGPQGLSVGNSGSNFGGGQDIDFDPLMELITSTVAPTTWEDVGGPGTVRPFITGVWVDTTGLMTRLKQVEAHDAQQLAAIRVAARAAAGDRADDAPRRASPLRMVSLARLERHVLHQLAAGEPLDEAALVLAGIRRVQFVLVFTAEGEATSGDIVLAGPAGDWLPSPGGRFVAADTGRPVVRLDDLVVLLRRLALGEQGTLGCSIVPRTAGLQAAQQFLSEAGQRPLAAGRQARERWIEQLRSKLGLQTIEFYGLPVESHVARVLIEADYHMKLVGTGLAEGTPAVPSYLELVERSGEVPESLDVLRWWFTLKYTALKATADRQAFAIDGPAAQVLSESELLDAQGQRIHTGKSDPLNSEFARRFTADFAALAERYPVYAELQNVFDLAMVAAVIRHEQLEQAAQFDFGCLADEDLLALPRFAVPAAVETVANHRQLDGRRFVAVVSGGVRLDPYGLLASVELQADNGTLAQQRAQAAPRGATWWWDADSTLAAAEDKE from the coding sequence GCCTGGGATGAACTGCCGGCCGCGCTCGACGAGCAACTCGCCGAACATTTGGCTGCCGGCGCCTGGGACCAGGCAACCAAGCTCGCCAACGAGGCCCCGCGGGCCCGTCGCGATCGCCTCTTGGCCAAGATCGCCGTGGCTCAGGCCGGTGCGGGCCAGCGCCAGCGCTTTGCCGATACGCTCGACGCGATCACCGCGACGGACGTGCGCATGCAAGCGGCCCGCGACGGACGCCGCGAGATTCTTGCCCAATTCCCCGCCTTGCAAGGGCAGGGAGACGCGCCCGGCCTGGGCCGGCAAGGAGGGGTGAACGGAGGCCCTCAGGGACTATCCGTTGGCAACTCCGGGTCGAACTTTGGCGGTGGACAAGACATCGATTTTGACCCGTTGATGGAACTGATCACCAGCACCGTCGCGCCCACGACGTGGGAGGACGTCGGCGGCCCAGGAACGGTCAGGCCCTTCATCACGGGGGTGTGGGTCGACACGACCGGGCTGATGACGCGGCTCAAGCAAGTCGAGGCCCACGACGCTCAGCAACTGGCCGCAATCCGCGTCGCGGCCCGCGCTGCGGCAGGTGACAGGGCGGACGATGCACCGCGCCGCGCATCGCCGCTGCGCATGGTCTCGCTGGCCCGGCTCGAGCGCCACGTCTTGCACCAGTTGGCCGCCGGCGAGCCACTCGACGAGGCAGCGCTCGTCCTGGCCGGAATACGCCGCGTGCAGTTCGTGCTCGTGTTTACCGCCGAGGGCGAGGCCACGTCGGGCGATATCGTGCTGGCCGGGCCGGCGGGCGACTGGTTGCCCAGTCCCGGTGGGCGTTTCGTGGCCGCCGACACGGGCCGGCCGGTCGTGCGCCTGGATGACCTGGTCGTGTTGCTGCGGCGGCTGGCCCTGGGCGAGCAGGGGACGCTGGGCTGTTCGATCGTGCCGCGCACCGCGGGCCTGCAGGCGGCGCAGCAGTTCCTCAGCGAAGCGGGCCAGCGACCGTTGGCAGCCGGCCGGCAGGCGCGCGAGCGTTGGATTGAACAATTGCGCTCGAAGCTGGGGCTGCAAACGATCGAGTTCTACGGTTTGCCGGTCGAGAGCCACGTGGCCCGGGTACTGATCGAGGCCGATTATCACATGAAACTTGTGGGCACCGGATTGGCCGAGGGGACACCTGCCGTTCCCAGCTATCTGGAGCTGGTCGAGCGCTCAGGCGAGGTGCCTGAATCGCTCGACGTGTTGCGGTGGTGGTTCACGCTGAAGTACACGGCGCTCAAGGCGACGGCCGACCGCCAGGCGTTTGCGATCGACGGTCCGGCCGCGCAGGTCCTGAGCGAGAGCGAGCTGCTCGACGCTCAGGGCCAACGGATTCACACGGGAAAATCCGACCCTCTAAACAGTGAATTTGCTCGGCGGTTTACGGCCGATTTTGCCGCGCTGGCCGAGCGTTATCCCGTGTATGCCGAATTGCAGAACGTCTTCGATCTGGCCATGGTGGCGGCGGTGATTCGCCACGAGCAGCTCGAGCAGGCGGCGCAATTCGACTTCGGCTGTCTCGCCGATGAAGACCTGCTGGCCCTGCCGCGGTTTGCGGTACCGGCCGCCGTGGAAACCGTGGCCAATCATCGGCAACTCGACGGACGGCGATTCGTGGCTGTGGTCAGTGGCGGCGTGCGGCTCGATCCCTACGGGCTCTTGGCTTCGGTGGAGCTGCAAGCCGACAACGGTACACTCGCCCAGCAACGCGCGCAGGCTGCCCCACGCGGCGCAACGTGGTGGTGGGATGCCGATTCCACGCTCGCTGCGGCCGAAGACAAGGAATGA